A section of the Ornithinimicrobium sufpigmenti genome encodes:
- the pheT gene encoding phenylalanine--tRNA ligase subunit beta has translation MRVPVDWLGEYVELPQDVSGAQIAADLVAMGLEEEGLHTSGVGGPLVVGRVLEKHGERQKNGKLINWCQVDVGEHGQRLEDGTPQGIVCGADNFEVGDLVAVILPGGVLPTPQGPMTISARKTYGHVSAGMICSARELGLGDDHDGIIVLPRLLGEDRVAELDLQPGDDLIPVLGLDREVVEVNVTPDRGYCFSMRGIAREYSHATGAAFRDPADPADAVQLPVDPATQEGPAGPAGYAVHLRDEAPLDGVPGCDRYVARVVRGIDLTRTTPEWMARRLTEAGMRPLGLAVDVTNYVMLALGQPLHAFDLATLDGPIVVRRARAGERLKTLDDVDRTLDPEDLLITCGPDGERILALAGVMGGEDGEVTPGQTTEVLIESAHFDHRTVARTSRRHKLSSEAAKRFERGVDPAVAAAAAQLAVDLLVEHGGGSADPAITDMRDERLQTTMPPIDLDLTMPTAYVGVDYPQERVVHLLETIGCEVSGPDEAGRVTVVPPTWRSDLTDAPSLVEEVARIDGYDKIPSVVPRAVGGRGLTHAQRSRRAVAQALAGQGLHEVLTYPFVSRERFDALGLPTEDPRRAALRLANPLSDEAPLMRTELLQTLPDTLRRNISRGSRDVALFEIDTVTLPDHTAQAPVPDVGARPSDEVLEAIRDAVPAQPLHVAVVAAGQAERGGWWGPGRALDVTDVVGWAHAVADTLGVPVQRVQTERAPFHPGRCVQLTLADGTSVGWAGELHPKVLQRLGLPERTCAAELDLEVLITASERPGQAGPLSSHPVAGSDVALVVPRTVSYADVQASLRAGAGDLLESIALFDVYVGDQIEDDQQSLAFRMHFRAPDRTLTTEEVNAARDAAVARAAREHGAVQR, from the coding sequence ATGCGGGTTCCGGTCGACTGGCTGGGCGAGTACGTCGAGCTGCCCCAGGACGTGAGCGGCGCGCAGATCGCCGCCGACCTCGTCGCGATGGGCCTGGAGGAGGAGGGTCTGCACACCAGCGGCGTGGGCGGCCCCCTCGTGGTGGGCCGCGTGCTGGAGAAGCACGGTGAGCGGCAGAAGAACGGCAAGCTGATCAACTGGTGCCAGGTCGACGTCGGCGAGCACGGCCAGCGCCTGGAGGACGGCACCCCGCAGGGCATCGTCTGCGGCGCCGACAACTTCGAGGTCGGCGACCTGGTCGCGGTCATCCTGCCCGGCGGCGTGCTACCGACCCCGCAGGGCCCGATGACCATCTCGGCGCGCAAGACCTACGGGCACGTGTCCGCCGGGATGATCTGCTCGGCGCGCGAGCTGGGCCTGGGTGACGACCACGACGGGATCATCGTGCTGCCCCGGCTGCTCGGCGAGGACCGGGTCGCCGAGCTGGACCTGCAGCCCGGTGACGACCTCATCCCGGTCCTCGGTCTGGACCGCGAGGTCGTCGAGGTCAACGTCACCCCCGACCGCGGCTACTGCTTCTCGATGCGGGGCATCGCCCGCGAGTACTCCCACGCGACCGGCGCGGCATTCAGGGATCCTGCCGACCCGGCCGACGCGGTTCAGCTGCCCGTGGACCCCGCGACCCAGGAGGGGCCTGCCGGGCCTGCCGGGTATGCCGTCCACCTGCGGGACGAGGCGCCGCTGGACGGCGTCCCCGGGTGCGACCGCTACGTCGCGCGGGTCGTGCGTGGGATCGACCTGACCCGGACGACGCCCGAGTGGATGGCCCGTCGGCTGACCGAGGCCGGCATGCGCCCTCTCGGGCTCGCCGTGGACGTGACCAACTACGTCATGCTGGCGCTCGGCCAGCCGCTGCACGCCTTCGACCTGGCTACCCTGGACGGACCGATCGTCGTGCGCCGGGCCCGGGCAGGGGAGCGGCTGAAGACCCTCGACGACGTGGACCGCACCCTCGACCCGGAGGACCTGCTCATCACCTGCGGCCCCGACGGGGAGCGCATCCTGGCCCTGGCCGGCGTCATGGGCGGTGAGGACGGCGAGGTCACCCCGGGGCAGACGACCGAGGTCCTCATCGAGTCCGCGCACTTCGACCACCGCACCGTGGCCCGGACCTCGCGGCGGCACAAGCTGTCCAGCGAGGCGGCCAAGCGCTTCGAGCGCGGGGTGGACCCGGCGGTGGCGGCCGCGGCCGCCCAGCTGGCGGTCGACCTGCTCGTCGAGCACGGGGGCGGCAGCGCCGACCCCGCGATCACCGACATGCGGGACGAGCGGCTGCAGACCACGATGCCGCCGATCGACCTGGACCTCACGATGCCCACCGCCTACGTCGGGGTGGACTACCCCCAGGAGCGGGTCGTGCACCTCCTGGAGACGATCGGCTGCGAGGTGAGCGGGCCCGACGAGGCAGGACGGGTCACCGTGGTGCCGCCGACCTGGCGCTCCGACCTCACCGACGCCCCCTCCCTGGTAGAGGAGGTCGCCCGCATCGACGGCTACGACAAGATCCCGTCGGTCGTGCCCCGCGCGGTCGGCGGGCGGGGCCTGACCCACGCCCAGCGATCCCGACGTGCGGTGGCGCAGGCGCTGGCCGGCCAGGGCCTGCACGAGGTGCTCACCTACCCGTTCGTCAGCCGGGAGCGGTTCGACGCGCTGGGCCTCCCGACGGAGGACCCCCGGCGGGCGGCGCTGCGGCTGGCCAACCCGCTGTCCGACGAGGCGCCGCTGATGCGCACCGAGCTGCTGCAGACCCTGCCGGACACCTTGCGACGCAACATCTCCCGCGGCTCCCGGGACGTCGCCCTGTTCGAGATCGACACGGTCACCCTGCCCGACCACACGGCCCAGGCCCCGGTGCCGGACGTCGGCGCCCGCCCCTCCGACGAGGTGCTCGAGGCCATCCGGGACGCGGTCCCGGCGCAGCCGCTGCACGTCGCGGTCGTCGCGGCGGGCCAGGCCGAGCGCGGCGGCTGGTGGGGCCCGGGCCGAGCCCTGGACGTCACCGACGTCGTGGGCTGGGCGCACGCGGTCGCCGACACCCTCGGCGTCCCCGTGCAGCGGGTGCAGACCGAGCGCGCGCCCTTCCACCCGGGACGGTGCGTGCAGCTGACCCTGGCCGACGGCACCTCCGTCGGGTGGGCGGGCGAGCTGCACCCGAAGGTGCTGCAGCGCCTCGGCCTGCCGGAGCGGACCTGTGCGGCCGAGCTCGACCTGGAGGTGCTCATCACCGCCAGCGAGCGGCCCGGACAGGCGGGTCCGCTGTCCTCGCACCCGGTCGCCGGGTCGGACGTCGCGCTGGTGGTGCCCCGCACGGTCTCCTACGCCGACGTCCAGGCGTCGCTGCGTGCGGGCGCGGGTGACTTGCTGGAGAGCATCGCGCTCTTCGACGTCTACGTCGGGGACCAGATCGAGGACGACCAGCAGTCGTTGGCCTTCCGGATGCACTTCCGGGCACCGGACCGGACGCTGACCACCGAGGAGGTCAACGCCGCTCGCGACGCGGCCGTCGCCCGGGC
- the pheS gene encoding phenylalanine--tRNA ligase subunit alpha → MSGPNTNYDPVEVAALAPEAIEANVADALRAIAASSSLEELKAARLAHAGERSPLALANREIGALPPSAKADAGKRVGQARGRVNHALAARQAQLEAERDERILVEEAMDLTLAPARRPLGRRHVLTVTAERMADAMVGMGWEIAEGPGVEAEWFNFDALNFDKDHPARQMQDTFFVDPADAGLVLRTHTSPVQARSLLERGAPLYVAVPGKTFRTDELDATHTPVFHQMEGLAIDEGLTMAHLKGTLDRLAEAMFGPGIVSRLRPAFFPFTEPSAEMDFQCFVCRGEATTPPCRTCGGTGWIEWGGCGMVHHNVLRACGIDPERYQGFAFGMGVERTAMFRHGITDMRELIEGDVRFNAQFGMEI, encoded by the coding sequence GTGTCCGGTCCCAACACCAACTACGACCCCGTCGAGGTCGCTGCCCTCGCGCCGGAGGCGATCGAGGCCAACGTCGCCGACGCCCTGCGCGCCATCGCCGCCTCCAGCTCCCTGGAGGAGCTCAAGGCCGCCCGCCTGGCGCACGCCGGCGAACGCTCACCGCTGGCCCTGGCCAACCGCGAGATCGGTGCCCTGCCGCCCAGCGCCAAGGCCGACGCCGGCAAGCGCGTGGGCCAGGCCCGCGGACGGGTGAACCACGCCCTGGCCGCCCGGCAGGCGCAGCTGGAGGCGGAGCGGGACGAGCGGATCCTCGTCGAGGAGGCCATGGACCTCACCCTGGCACCGGCGCGCCGGCCCCTGGGCCGCCGCCACGTGCTGACCGTCACCGCCGAGCGGATGGCCGACGCGATGGTCGGCATGGGCTGGGAGATCGCCGAGGGCCCGGGGGTGGAGGCCGAGTGGTTCAACTTCGACGCCCTCAACTTCGACAAGGACCACCCGGCCCGGCAGATGCAGGACACCTTCTTCGTCGACCCGGCCGACGCCGGGCTGGTGCTGCGCACCCATACCTCCCCGGTCCAGGCCCGCAGCCTGCTCGAGCGCGGCGCGCCGCTCTACGTCGCCGTGCCCGGCAAGACCTTCCGCACCGACGAGCTGGACGCCACCCACACGCCGGTCTTCCACCAGATGGAGGGGCTGGCGATCGACGAGGGCCTCACCATGGCCCACCTCAAGGGGACCCTGGACCGGCTCGCCGAGGCGATGTTCGGCCCGGGGATCGTCAGCCGGCTGCGGCCCGCCTTCTTCCCCTTCACCGAGCCGAGCGCGGAGATGGACTTCCAGTGCTTCGTCTGCCGCGGCGAGGCCACCACCCCGCCCTGCCGCACGTGCGGCGGCACCGGCTGGATCGAGTGGGGCGGGTGCGGCATGGTCCACCACAACGTCCTGCGCGCCTGCGGCATCGACCCGGAGCGCTACCAGGGCTTCGCCTTCGGGATGGGCGTGGAGCGGACCGCGATGTTCCGCCACGGCATCACCGACATGCGTGAGCTGATCGAGGGAGACGTGCGCTTCAACGCGCAGTTCGGGATGGAGATCTGA
- a CDS encoding DUF368 domain-containing protein yields MPSPLTSLLHAARGAAIGLSEVVPGISGGTVALIVGVYERLITSAGHFVGSARLLLSDREAARREFAQVRWDVVIPVLLGMIPAVIIGARVLGPLVENHPVPTFALFLGMSLAAITVPAGMVGPAWTWPRVGLAAVVAAVVFLLVGVPPQQVPTHLVLVFLAAAVAVCALALPGLSGSFLLLTLGLYTPTITALNERQWVYIAVFGAGMVVGLSLFVRVLQHLLEKHHVLTLVVVTGIIAGAVRALWPWQDDDRTLLAPSGDLGLPVGLFFVGVGVVLGLAWLGRRGEEHQQAVEDAEEVAEAEHAGESRH; encoded by the coding sequence ATGCCCTCCCCCCTGACCTCGTTGCTGCACGCTGCCCGCGGGGCGGCGATCGGCCTGTCCGAGGTGGTCCCCGGCATCAGCGGCGGCACGGTCGCCCTCATCGTCGGGGTCTACGAACGGCTGATCACCTCCGCCGGGCACTTCGTCGGGTCGGCCCGCCTGCTGCTCAGCGACCGCGAGGCGGCACGCCGGGAGTTCGCGCAGGTCCGCTGGGACGTCGTCATCCCCGTCCTGCTCGGCATGATCCCCGCGGTGATCATCGGGGCCAGGGTCCTCGGCCCGCTGGTGGAGAACCATCCGGTCCCGACCTTCGCCCTCTTCCTGGGCATGAGCCTGGCCGCCATCACCGTGCCGGCGGGAATGGTCGGGCCGGCGTGGACCTGGCCGCGCGTGGGCCTGGCCGCCGTGGTCGCGGCGGTGGTCTTCCTCCTCGTCGGCGTCCCGCCCCAGCAGGTGCCCACCCACCTCGTGCTGGTCTTTCTCGCGGCCGCTGTCGCGGTGTGCGCGCTCGCCCTGCCCGGGCTCTCCGGGTCCTTCCTGTTGCTGACCCTCGGCCTGTACACGCCCACCATCACCGCGCTCAACGAGCGGCAGTGGGTCTACATCGCGGTGTTCGGCGCGGGGATGGTGGTGGGGCTCTCCCTCTTCGTCCGGGTCCTGCAGCACCTGCTGGAGAAGCACCACGTGCTCACCCTGGTGGTGGTGACCGGCATCATCGCCGGCGCGGTGCGTGCCCTGTGGCCCTGGCAGGACGACGACCGGACGCTGCTGGCCCCCAGCGGCGACCTCGGCCTACCTGTGGGGCTGTTCTTCGTGGGGGTCGGCGTGGTGCTCGGCCTGGCCTGGCTGGGCCGCCGGGGCGAGGAGCACCAGCAGGCGGTGGAGGACGCTGAGGAGGTCGCGGAGGCCGAGCACGCCGGCGAGTCACGGCACTAG
- a CDS encoding TrmH family RNA methyltransferase yields MTDRPTLLSNARSERVRQVAALGRRAARERTGRFLVEGPQAVRELLRYAAMHAQALYLTEAAGERHPELVSEAASAEVPLWWCTEAVLAAMADTGTPQGVVAVAQKVDVPLTQALDAVGDSGFVVVLTHVRDPGNAGTVLRGADAFGAAAVLVSDASVDVYNPKVVRATVGSLFHLPVSVGAPVPELLGACRERGIRLLAADGSGETALPDVDLTGPHAWVMGNEAWGLEPDVLALCDAAVSIPIQRAESLNLAMAATVCLHASGSVRTN; encoded by the coding sequence ATGACCGACCGACCCACGTTGCTGAGCAACGCTCGCAGCGAGCGGGTCCGGCAGGTCGCCGCGCTGGGGCGTCGTGCTGCCCGGGAGCGCACGGGCCGGTTCCTGGTGGAGGGACCGCAGGCGGTGCGCGAGCTGTTGCGGTATGCCGCGATGCACGCCCAGGCGCTGTACCTCACCGAGGCGGCGGGGGAGCGGCATCCCGAGCTGGTGTCCGAGGCCGCATCGGCGGAGGTGCCGCTGTGGTGGTGCACCGAGGCCGTCCTCGCGGCGATGGCCGACACCGGCACCCCGCAGGGCGTGGTGGCGGTCGCGCAGAAGGTCGACGTGCCGCTGACACAGGCGCTGGACGCGGTGGGGGACTCCGGCTTCGTCGTCGTCCTCACCCACGTCCGTGACCCCGGCAACGCCGGCACCGTGCTGCGGGGAGCCGACGCCTTCGGTGCCGCCGCGGTGCTGGTCAGCGACGCGTCGGTCGATGTCTACAACCCCAAGGTCGTCCGCGCCACGGTCGGCTCCCTGTTCCACCTGCCCGTGTCCGTGGGGGCGCCCGTGCCCGAGCTGCTCGGGGCGTGCCGGGAGCGGGGGATCCGGCTGCTGGCCGCCGACGGTTCTGGGGAGACCGCCCTGCCCGACGTCGACCTGACCGGGCCGCACGCCTGGGTGATGGGCAACGAGGCCTGGGGCCTGGAGCCGGACGTGCTCGCCCTGTGCGACGCGGCGGTCTCCATCCCCATCCAGCGCGCGGAGTCGCTCAACCTGGCGATGGCGGCCACCGTGTGCCTGCACGCCTCGGGGAGCGTGCGGACCAACTGA
- the rplT gene encoding 50S ribosomal protein L20 encodes MARVKRAVNAHKKRRVVLERASGYRGQRSRLYRKAKEQVTHSLVYSYNDRRKRKGDFRRLWIQRINAGARANGMTYNRFIQGLKAAGVEVDRRMLAELAVHDEAAFAALVELARENVPATEDAQAGSAA; translated from the coding sequence GTGGCACGCGTGAAGAGGGCGGTCAACGCCCACAAGAAGCGCCGGGTCGTCCTGGAGCGCGCCAGCGGTTACCGCGGCCAGCGCAGCCGGCTCTACCGCAAGGCCAAGGAGCAGGTCACCCACTCGCTGGTCTACAGCTACAACGACCGCCGCAAGCGCAAGGGTGACTTCCGTCGCCTCTGGATCCAGCGGATCAACGCCGGCGCCCGCGCCAACGGCATGACCTACAACCGGTTCATCCAGGGCCTGAAGGCCGCCGGTGTCGAGGTCGACCGCCGCATGCTCGCCGAGCTCGCGGTGCACGACGAGGCCGCCTTCGCCGCGCTGGTCGAGCTGGCCCGCGAGAACGTCCCGGCCACCGAGGACGCCCAGGCCGGCTCCGCGGCCTGA
- the rpmI gene encoding 50S ribosomal protein L35, translating to MPKMKTHSGAKKRFRVTGKGKIMHQRARHVHKFQERRASQARRLVNDKEIAPSDVRRVKKMLGL from the coding sequence ATGCCGAAGATGAAGACCCACAGCGGTGCCAAGAAGCGCTTCCGCGTGACGGGCAAGGGCAAGATCATGCACCAGCGTGCGCGCCACGTGCACAAGTTCCAGGAGCGCCGCGCCTCGCAGGCCCGCCGCCTGGTCAACGACAAGGAGATCGCGCCCAGCGATGTCCGCCGGGTGAAGAAGATGCTCGGCCTCTGA